One genomic segment of Methanothermobacter wolfeii includes these proteins:
- a CDS encoding Lon protease family protein — MYVDMNREYLKDINTTEDVRIPEDPLERVIGHDDVMPMIKIAAKQRRHLLLVGPPGIGKSLLAQALSFHLPEPSEEITVVHNPERPERPFVEVKSRKEIENEILEIERAEGELIDPQSVPDAVAERLGFKCIHCGEYSSAYSSLCPKCGGDKFSHIKARRKHIGDLLGMFEMSSGHLSVPQKRVTTTRIIDGVEEVVIYERVGGDEIKVLDQSALEKRRQMVEEKPRNVIVPLDRKTFVQATGASETELLGDVRHDPYGGHPDLGSQPYERVVPGAVHEAHEGVLFIDEIVHIAGLQRFIFSAMQDKTFPIVGRNPQSAGSSVKVDEVPCDFIFVGACNIADLQYILPPLRSRVQGEGYELLLNTTMPDTDENRAKIVQFVAQEIELDGRIPHARAAAVEILIEEARRRARVIDDTNDALTLRLRDLGGVVRMAGDLAVMDGSKYIESKHMEVAVRKAVSVEDQIIRRYKSFEKALEKDLSSSQRMSQHRYSNENIDRSYM; from the coding sequence ATGTATGTTGATATGAATCGGGAGTATCTGAAGGACATAAATACCACAGAGGACGTCAGGATACCTGAGGATCCCCTTGAAAGGGTTATAGGCCATGACGATGTAATGCCAATGATAAAGATAGCTGCAAAGCAGCGAAGACACCTGCTTCTCGTTGGGCCGCCGGGCATAGGAAAGTCGCTCCTTGCCCAGGCCCTTTCGTTTCATCTGCCGGAACCATCTGAGGAGATAACGGTCGTTCATAACCCTGAGAGGCCCGAAAGACCCTTTGTTGAGGTTAAAAGTCGCAAGGAAATAGAAAATGAAATCCTTGAAATTGAAAGGGCTGAGGGAGAACTGATAGACCCTCAGAGTGTTCCGGATGCCGTTGCAGAGAGACTTGGATTCAAGTGTATACACTGCGGGGAGTACAGCAGTGCATACAGCAGTCTCTGCCCAAAATGTGGCGGGGACAAATTTTCACACATAAAGGCCAGGCGAAAGCATATAGGGGATCTCCTCGGAATGTTTGAGATGAGTTCAGGTCACCTAAGCGTTCCCCAGAAGCGGGTTACCACCACAAGGATCATTGATGGTGTTGAGGAGGTTGTTATCTATGAGAGGGTTGGTGGTGATGAAATCAAGGTCCTTGACCAGAGCGCCCTTGAAAAGAGAAGACAGATGGTTGAGGAGAAACCCAGGAACGTCATAGTACCCCTTGACCGGAAAACCTTTGTCCAAGCAACAGGGGCCAGTGAAACCGAACTCCTTGGTGATGTCCGCCACGACCCCTACGGCGGCCACCCGGACCTCGGTTCACAGCCCTATGAACGGGTAGTCCCGGGGGCCGTCCATGAGGCCCATGAGGGCGTCCTCTTCATAGACGAGATAGTCCATATTGCAGGACTTCAGAGGTTCATATTCAGTGCAATGCAGGATAAGACCTTTCCGATTGTGGGCAGGAACCCACAGAGTGCAGGGAGCTCGGTGAAGGTTGATGAGGTCCCCTGCGACTTCATATTCGTGGGTGCATGTAACATTGCAGATCTGCAGTACATACTCCCTCCGCTGAGGTCACGTGTGCAGGGTGAGGGCTATGAACTTCTCCTTAACACAACAATGCCTGATACTGACGAGAACAGGGCAAAGATAGTCCAGTTTGTTGCACAGGAGATTGAACTTGATGGGAGGATACCCCATGCACGTGCCGCTGCCGTTGAGATACTCATTGAGGAAGCCAGACGCCGTGCAAGGGTCATTGATGACACAAATGATGCCCTTACACTCAGACTCCGTGACCTTGGAGGCGTTGTCAGGATGGCCGGTGACCTTGCAGTTATGGATGGCAGCAAATACATTGAAAGCAAGCACATGGAGGTTGCCGTGAGGAAAGCTGTTTCCGTTGAGGACCAGATCATAAGAAGGTACAAGAGCTTTGAAAAGGCCCTTGAGAAGGACCTTTCAAGTTCACAGCGCATGTCACAGCACAGATACAGCAATGAAAACATAGACCGCAGTTACATGTAA
- the phrB gene encoding deoxyribodipyrimidine photo-lyase, which translates to MRTEHYEGPVMIEKERIRHLNSEAVNRKGEYVLYWMHASQRTHWNPALEYAIETANNLGKPLITLFGLTRDFPDACPRHYRFMAEGLLEVRASLESVGVPLVVDEGDPPDVVMEYSDEAAAVITDMGYLDIEDGWIHPLRDGLECPLVQVEGNIIVPVEEASVKEEYSAGTFRPRITRRLPEFMVPMKKGTPKFQTDLDPGPDPEGVLRGFISGGDAGSSFFRGGTSRALELFDEFLKTKLRCFKEHRNDPTKNCLSNMSPYLHFGQISPLYLALKASKAGKCPEFLEQLIVRRELSINFVHYSDNYHSIECLPDWALMTLKEHAGDPREYEYSLRELEDARTHDPYWNAAQKEMVITGKMHGYMRMYWGKKILEWTDHPEKAYDIALYLNNKYELDGRDPNGFAGVAWCFGKHDRAWGEREIFGKVRYMNDRGLERKFRIMEYVKRVEGLDGS; encoded by the coding sequence ATGAGAACAGAACACTATGAGGGTCCGGTGATGATAGAGAAGGAAAGGATACGGCACCTCAACAGCGAGGCCGTGAACAGGAAGGGTGAATACGTCCTCTACTGGATGCACGCATCACAGAGGACGCACTGGAACCCCGCCCTTGAATACGCCATTGAAACCGCCAATAATCTGGGAAAACCCCTCATAACCCTTTTCGGACTTACTCGGGATTTCCCTGATGCCTGTCCACGCCACTACAGATTCATGGCCGAGGGCCTCCTGGAGGTCAGGGCCTCCCTTGAATCAGTGGGGGTCCCCCTTGTTGTGGATGAGGGCGACCCACCGGATGTGGTCATGGAATACTCTGATGAAGCGGCCGCGGTTATAACAGACATGGGGTACCTTGACATCGAGGATGGCTGGATCCATCCTTTAAGGGATGGCCTTGAATGCCCCCTTGTCCAGGTTGAGGGTAACATAATTGTACCCGTTGAGGAGGCCTCAGTCAAGGAAGAATACTCAGCAGGGACGTTCAGGCCAAGGATAACCCGGAGGCTTCCTGAATTCATGGTCCCGATGAAGAAAGGAACACCGAAATTCCAGACAGACCTTGACCCTGGTCCTGACCCTGAAGGGGTGCTCAGGGGTTTCATTTCAGGGGGTGATGCAGGGTCATCATTCTTCAGGGGCGGCACCTCAAGGGCCCTGGAACTCTTTGATGAATTCCTTAAAACAAAACTGAGGTGCTTCAAAGAACACCGCAATGACCCCACTAAAAACTGTCTCTCCAACATGAGCCCTTACCTTCACTTTGGACAGATATCCCCCCTTTACCTTGCACTTAAGGCTTCAAAGGCCGGGAAATGTCCTGAGTTCCTTGAACAGCTGATTGTGAGAAGGGAGCTGAGCATAAACTTCGTCCATTACAGTGATAACTACCATTCAATAGAGTGTCTTCCAGACTGGGCCCTCATGACCCTCAAGGAGCATGCAGGAGACCCCAGGGAGTACGAGTACAGCCTCAGGGAACTTGAGGATGCCAGGACACACGACCCCTACTGGAACGCAGCCCAGAAGGAGATGGTTATAACCGGGAAGATGCATGGATACATGAGGATGTACTGGGGTAAAAAGATCCTTGAATGGACAGATCACCCTGAAAAGGCCTATGATATTGCACTGTACCTTAACAATAAATATGAGCTTGATGGCCGTGACCCCAATGGCTTTGCAGGTGTTGCCTGGTGCTTTGGAAAACATGACAGGGCCTGGGGTGAGAGGGAGATATTCGGTAAGGTAAGGTATATGAATGACCGTGGACTTGAGAGAAAATTCAGGATAATGGAGTATGTGAAGCGGGTTGAAGGCCTGGATGGGTCCTGA
- a CDS encoding universal stress protein translates to MYRKILLATDGSECSNIAAEHAIRIAEQNDAELIVLTVTEIYPVAELPVEELTRKVIKLFREESERALKHVKERIEEKESGLKFTLKSVEGKAADSILKVAEDEDADLIVVGFSGKHALERFIMGSVSERVVRNSKVPVLVVHRK, encoded by the coding sequence TTGTACAGGAAGATATTGCTTGCTACAGATGGATCTGAATGTTCCAATATCGCAGCGGAACACGCCATCAGGATAGCTGAACAGAATGATGCAGAGTTAATAGTCCTGACAGTGACTGAGATATACCCTGTTGCGGAACTGCCGGTTGAAGAACTGACCCGTAAGGTGATCAAGCTCTTCAGGGAGGAATCAGAAAGAGCCCTGAAACACGTAAAAGAAAGGATAGAAGAAAAAGAGTCAGGTCTGAAATTCACTTTAAAGAGTGTTGAGGGAAAGGCAGCTGATTCAATCCTTAAAGTCGCAGAGGATGAGGATGCCGACCTCATCGTTGTCGGATTTTCAGGCAAACACGCCCTTGAAAGATTCATCATGGGGAGCGTGTCAGAAAGAGTTGTGAGGAATTCAAAGGTCCCGGTACTTGTAGTTCACAGAAAATAG
- the dnaG gene encoding DNA primase DnaG: MGKEEISTTKYLIHAQINANGIVEKPDVVGAIFGQTEGLLSNDLDLRELQKTGRIGRIKVNITSRGGKSKGEIIIPSSLDRVETAILAASLETINRVGPCEAYIQVTKVEDVRAVKRKRVVERAKEIYASMMEEVTPESLRMIEEVKEAMRVHEITEYGEEKLPAGPNVETSDAILVVEGRSDVLNLLKYGIKNAIAVEGVSVPKTVADLTKKKTVTAFVDGDRGGELILKELLQVGEIDYVTRAPRGKEVEDLEKDEIMMALRNKVPVEQFYHELGMQPSKKKTEDKLVLLKNILKELEGTGNAEILDDALNILKEVKVENLYDELSRVNNHPYAVVFDGVITQRLVDISFEKGLKYLVAVRSGDIVKKPHSLKLITGHT; encoded by the coding sequence ATGGGAAAAGAAGAGATAAGTACAACTAAATACCTTATTCACGCTCAGATTAACGCTAATGGGATCGTTGAGAAACCCGACGTCGTTGGGGCGATATTCGGTCAGACCGAAGGCCTTCTCAGCAACGACCTTGACCTCAGGGAACTTCAGAAGACAGGGAGAATCGGTAGAATCAAGGTCAACATAACATCAAGGGGGGGTAAATCAAAGGGTGAGATCATCATCCCGTCAAGCCTGGACCGTGTTGAGACAGCCATACTCGCAGCCTCCCTTGAAACCATCAACCGTGTTGGTCCCTGCGAAGCCTACATCCAGGTTACAAAGGTGGAGGATGTCAGGGCCGTTAAAAGAAAAAGGGTGGTTGAGAGGGCCAAGGAGATCTACGCCAGCATGATGGAGGAAGTGACCCCTGAAAGCCTCAGGATGATAGAGGAAGTTAAGGAGGCTATGAGGGTCCATGAAATCACCGAGTACGGTGAGGAGAAGCTTCCAGCAGGCCCAAACGTTGAGACATCCGATGCGATACTCGTTGTTGAGGGCAGATCAGATGTGCTAAACCTCCTCAAGTACGGTATAAAGAATGCAATCGCGGTTGAGGGTGTCAGTGTACCGAAAACCGTTGCAGATCTCACAAAGAAGAAAACGGTCACGGCCTTTGTTGACGGTGACCGCGGAGGCGAATTAATACTCAAGGAACTGCTCCAGGTGGGAGAGATAGACTATGTGACAAGGGCGCCCCGCGGAAAGGAGGTTGAGGACCTTGAGAAGGATGAGATAATGATGGCCCTGAGGAACAAGGTCCCTGTTGAACAGTTCTACCATGAACTCGGAATGCAGCCCTCAAAGAAAAAAACAGAGGATAAACTGGTCCTCCTGAAGAACATACTCAAGGAACTTGAGGGCACAGGGAACGCGGAGATACTGGATGATGCCCTGAACATACTGAAGGAGGTGAAGGTGGAAAACCTCTACGATGAACTGAGCAGGGTCAACAACCACCCCTACGCAGTGGTCTTTGATGGGGTCATAACACAGCGCCTCGTGGACATCTCCTTTGAGAAGGGGCTAAAGTACCTTGTGGCCGTGAGGAGCGGGGACATAGTAAAAAAACCCCACAGCCTGAAACTGATAACAGGCCACACATAA
- a CDS encoding YbgA family protein, with amino-acid sequence MRKFRRPLIVLSRCIEHDHCRYDGSMISSPFVRQFSAYADFITVCPEVEVGLGIPRSPIHITEEDGVLRLVQPETGRDITDDMNSFIDSFLDSLEIIDGFILKNKSPSCGIKNVKVYRDDNPRSRTDGMGFFGRKVKERFPYLAVEDEGRLRNLQIREDFLIKIYLMRDFRAVGKLRDLIEFHTENKMLLMSYDPAIQARLGRIIAEQDHEDFDTVLSEYRKMLCMATRKSLKPGRNINTLLHAFGHFSSELTHEEKNYFLESLEGYRKGLLPLIVPISLLKSWIIRFDDEYLKGQTFFEPYPRELVPVTLIV; translated from the coding sequence ATGAGAAAGTTCAGAAGACCCCTCATCGTCCTGAGCCGGTGCATAGAACATGACCACTGCAGGTATGATGGGTCCATGATTTCAAGTCCCTTCGTAAGGCAGTTCTCTGCATACGCTGATTTTATAACGGTATGCCCTGAGGTGGAGGTGGGCCTTGGCATCCCGAGATCACCGATACATATAACTGAAGAGGATGGTGTCCTGAGGCTCGTCCAGCCGGAAACCGGTCGTGACATCACCGATGACATGAATTCATTCATAGACTCCTTCCTAGATTCCCTTGAAATTATAGATGGATTCATATTAAAGAATAAGTCGCCTTCATGCGGGATAAAAAACGTTAAGGTCTACCGTGATGATAACCCCAGATCAAGAACCGATGGGATGGGTTTCTTCGGCAGGAAAGTGAAGGAAAGGTTCCCGTACCTTGCAGTTGAAGATGAGGGGCGCCTGAGGAACCTGCAGATAAGGGAGGACTTCCTCATCAAGATATACCTCATGAGGGACTTCAGGGCCGTTGGCAAACTCAGGGACCTTATAGAATTCCACACAGAGAACAAGATGCTCCTCATGTCCTATGACCCCGCCATCCAGGCGAGACTTGGCCGGATAATAGCAGAGCAGGACCATGAAGACTTCGATACCGTGCTCTCAGAGTACCGGAAGATGCTCTGCATGGCAACCAGGAAATCCCTGAAGCCTGGTAGAAACATCAACACACTTCTTCATGCCTTTGGCCATTTTTCATCAGAACTGACCCATGAAGAGAAGAATTACTTCCTTGAATCCCTTGAGGGTTACAGGAAGGGTTTGCTTCCCCTCATAGTACCCATAAGTCTCCTTAAATCATGGATTATCAGGTTCGATGATGAATACCTTAAGGGTCAGACCTTCTTTGAACCCTACCCCCGGGAACTGGTCCCCGTAACCCTCATAGTATGA
- a CDS encoding permease — MLGGILIGKLRMEKELEDYVYETVEKMKALGAADVELPQPDLRERYIIAKNETVNILRRVSPYIIIAIAIGGWIHGYLPSDFLLDYAGSDNILAVPMAVLIGVPLYSNAAGTIPLISALIEKGMAAGTALALMMSITALSLPEMIILRRVMKPKLLATFIAILAVSITLTGYIFNLII; from the coding sequence ATCCTCGGAGGAATACTTATCGGGAAACTGAGGATGGAGAAGGAACTGGAAGATTACGTCTATGAAACTGTTGAAAAGATGAAGGCCCTTGGAGCCGCAGATGTGGAGCTACCTCAACCGGATCTGAGGGAAAGATACATCATTGCAAAGAATGAAACAGTGAACATACTGAGGAGGGTTTCACCCTACATCATCATCGCAATAGCCATCGGCGGCTGGATACACGGATATCTCCCATCAGACTTCCTCCTGGATTATGCTGGAAGTGACAATATCCTCGCGGTCCCCATGGCCGTGCTCATAGGCGTCCCCCTCTACTCGAATGCCGCCGGGACCATACCACTGATATCGGCCCTCATAGAGAAGGGTATGGCTGCAGGGACGGCCCTTGCACTTATGATGTCAATAACAGCCCTATCACTCCCTGAGATGATAATCCTCAGAAGGGTTATGAAACCAAAACTCCTCGCCACCTTCATAGCCATACTGGCAGTTTCAATAACGCTAACAGGTTACATCTTTAACCTTATAATCTAG
- a CDS encoding MTH895/ArsE family thioredoxin-like protein, with amino-acid sequence MKIQIFGTGCANCQMLEKNAREAVKELGIDADFEKIKDMDKILEEGLTALPGLAVDGELKIMGRVASKDEIKKILS; translated from the coding sequence ATGAAGATACAGATATTCGGCACTGGATGTGCCAACTGCCAAATGCTTGAGAAAAACGCCAGAGAAGCTGTTAAGGAACTTGGAATCGACGCTGACTTTGAAAAGATAAAGGACATGGATAAGATACTCGAAGAAGGACTTACAGCCCTGCCGGGACTTGCGGTTGACGGTGAACTTAAGATTATGGGGAGGGTCGCATCAAAGGACGAGATCAAAAAAATCCTCTCATAA
- a CDS encoding sensor histidine kinase gives MKKRVVIVEDEELVAQDIKAILEDYGYEVPAIFHSAEDLIDNLERIKPDSVIMDIMLEGSMDGIEAAGIIRKKHDVPVIYLTAYSGDEIVKRAMETEPYSYILKPFHERDIRVNLEMALYKHEAKKNRLRLIQQRTINEYLKKSIAEKEQLLRELHHRVKNNLQLIISLLSLQIRYIGDPLMEEFFIDYLNQLRSISMIHERAYPSGGSYIIDFIDYVRSLSMQLLESHGRTSDVKIRIHGDHVELNMDTAVPMGLVISELISNSLKHAFTDGGGEISIELEKLDGRYRLIFADNGPGLPENVKFPDGGSFGFRMIDNLSKQLGGHLEIRRPPRGTIFIFEFSEQVYSERIDT, from the coding sequence ATGAAGAAGAGGGTGGTTATTGTAGAGGATGAGGAGCTGGTTGCCCAGGACATAAAGGCCATCCTTGAAGATTATGGTTATGAGGTCCCTGCCATATTCCATTCTGCAGAGGATCTGATTGATAACCTTGAAAGGATAAAACCCGACTCTGTGATAATGGATATAATGCTTGAGGGATCCATGGATGGCATAGAGGCTGCAGGTATCATCAGGAAGAAGCATGATGTCCCGGTGATATACCTCACGGCCTACAGCGGTGATGAGATAGTTAAGAGGGCCATGGAGACAGAGCCCTATTCATACATCCTCAAGCCATTCCATGAGAGGGACATCCGCGTCAACCTTGAGATGGCCCTCTACAAGCATGAGGCGAAGAAGAACAGGTTGAGACTTATACAGCAGAGGACCATAAACGAGTACCTTAAGAAATCCATAGCCGAGAAGGAGCAGCTCCTCAGGGAACTCCATCACAGGGTTAAGAACAACCTCCAGCTAATCATAAGTCTCCTCTCCCTTCAGATAAGGTACATCGGCGACCCGTTGATGGAGGAATTTTTCATTGATTACCTCAACCAGTTACGTTCTATTTCCATGATCCATGAACGGGCCTACCCCTCAGGGGGCAGCTATATTATTGATTTTATTGATTATGTGAGGAGTCTCTCAATGCAGCTACTGGAATCACACGGCAGGACATCCGATGTTAAAATAAGAATCCATGGGGATCATGTGGAGCTTAACATGGACACAGCAGTCCCCATGGGCCTTGTGATTTCAGAGTTAATATCAAATTCACTCAAACATGCCTTCACTGATGGGGGAGGTGAGATCTCCATTGAACTTGAAAAACTTGATGGAAGATACAGACTAATATTCGCCGACAACGGGCCGGGCTTGCCAGAAAACGTTAAATTCCCGGATGGAGGATCCTTCGGGTTCAGGATGATTGATAATCTTTCAAAACAGCTCGGCGGACACCTTGAAATCAGGAGACCTCCAAGGGGGACCATATTTATATTTGAGTTCAGTGAGCAGGTCTACAGTGAGAGGATAGATACTTGA
- a CDS encoding ArsR/SmtB family transcription factor, whose translation MTSCKPGNPNPEDIRLLKEKLKKLSEDDIARKSEILKALADPTRLLIVHLLSSGELCVCEIMAALEKPQPTVSHHLNVLKQAGILKSRKVGVWVHYSLADEKLPGKIDEILNMI comes from the coding sequence ATGACTTCATGTAAACCAGGGAACCCGAACCCTGAAGATATAAGGCTCCTTAAGGAGAAACTGAAAAAACTATCTGAGGACGATATAGCCCGAAAGTCTGAAATTCTGAAGGCCCTTGCAGACCCCACAAGACTCCTTATAGTCCACCTCCTATCCAGTGGGGAGCTCTGCGTATGTGAGATAATGGCCGCCCTTGAAAAGCCACAGCCAACAGTTTCACACCACCTAAATGTATTAAAGCAGGCCGGCATCCTTAAATCACGAAAGGTTGGTGTATGGGTCCACTACAGCCTTGCAGACGAGAAGCTACCTGGAAAGATAGATGAGATTCTTAATATGATATAA
- a CDS encoding sensor histidine kinase has translation MTCRILILEDVPFDVELMEREIRLSGIEFTSMTVDNEKDYLEALENFKPHVILADHSLPSFDGLSALKIALERCPNVPFIFVSGKIGEEFAVEALKRGATDYVLKSNFSKVPIAIKRALREVEKQKELERARKSLIKSHWQLREAQRIGKIGSWHWDMEADRLSCSEEGMRILGIKPDEFSGSIHELIDRIHPDDREDFRRRVMSMESFEGEYRALMDDGSMKILLFRAKVIRGPGGNPETLIGIKQDVTEEKRIRESLEASLQEKEFLLSEVHHRVKNNLQLISSLLRLQSRYIDDEKSLEIFRECQNRVKSIALVHEKLYGSRDNSRVNLREYLEELVNEIRGMCNGKNIIFNLQLEDMDAEIDVAVSIGLIVNELVTNSIRHGISYEGAVTVKLEIMDDGAILKVSDTGKGLPEGFDIDESQGFGLRLVRFMLERINGSISLEDGDGCNFVVTFRNGGL, from the coding sequence ATGACATGCAGAATACTCATACTTGAAGACGTCCCCTTTGACGTCGAACTCATGGAAAGGGAGATAAGGCTTTCAGGGATAGAATTCACATCAATGACGGTTGATAATGAGAAGGACTACCTTGAAGCCCTTGAAAACTTCAAACCTCATGTTATACTCGCCGATCATTCGCTCCCATCCTTTGATGGCCTTTCAGCCCTGAAAATTGCACTTGAAAGGTGTCCGAACGTTCCATTCATCTTTGTCAGCGGTAAGATAGGGGAAGAATTTGCGGTTGAAGCCCTTAAAAGGGGAGCGACGGATTATGTCCTGAAAAGCAACTTTTCAAAGGTCCCCATAGCCATAAAAAGGGCTTTAAGGGAGGTTGAAAAGCAGAAGGAACTTGAAAGGGCGAGAAAATCCCTGATTAAGAGTCACTGGCAGCTCAGGGAGGCCCAGAGGATAGGTAAAATTGGAAGCTGGCACTGGGACATGGAAGCCGACAGACTCTCATGTTCCGAGGAGGGGATGAGGATACTGGGGATAAAGCCCGATGAATTCAGTGGCAGCATCCATGAACTCATTGACAGGATACACCCTGATGACAGGGAGGACTTCAGGAGGCGGGTCATGTCAATGGAATCCTTTGAAGGTGAATACAGGGCTCTGATGGATGACGGTTCCATGAAAATCCTTTTATTCAGGGCCAAGGTTATCAGGGGACCCGGCGGCAATCCGGAAACCCTGATTGGAATAAAACAGGATGTAACTGAGGAGAAAAGGATAAGGGAATCCCTTGAGGCATCCCTGCAGGAGAAGGAGTTTCTTCTTTCTGAGGTTCATCACAGGGTTAAGAACAACCTTCAGCTCATATCAAGCCTCCTGAGACTGCAGTCACGATACATAGATGACGAGAAGTCCCTTGAGATATTCAGGGAGTGCCAGAACCGTGTTAAATCAATAGCCCTTGTACATGAAAAACTCTACGGTTCAAGGGATAACTCCAGGGTTAACCTGCGCGAATACCTTGAGGAACTGGTTAACGAAATCAGGGGGATGTGTAACGGTAAGAACATCATCTTCAACCTCCAGCTGGAGGACATGGATGCTGAAATAGATGTGGCGGTATCCATAGGCCTCATCGTTAATGAACTTGTAACAAACTCCATAAGGCACGGGATTTCCTATGAGGGTGCTGTAACGGTTAAACTTGAAATTATGGATGATGGAGCTATTCTTAAAGTTTCAGATACAGGGAAGGGACTCCCTGAAGGCTTTGATATTGATGAATCTCAGGGCTTCGGTTTAAGGCTCGTTAGGTTCATGCTTGAAAGGATAAATGGAAGTATAAGCCTTGAAGATGGTGATGGATGTAATTTTGTGGTCACCTTCAGGAACGGTGGTTTATGA
- the xerA gene encoding site-specific tyrosine recombinase/integron integrase produces MNGAAEENQSLLERYNFPELIEEYLIELEIRNYSPNTIKTYKSIIKNFYEFLMDEGDLYDDRRVLRSFKRYIQYLKRDKNVTQNYIYLVTVVVKKFFEFSEINCLEEVQAPKRTKSLPKSLSEEDVRKLIDAVEVSDDGSELHVFIRTRDRLILSLLYSSGLRVSELVSLRINDIDLQDRTIRIRGKGDKDRIVLFDENTRHLLEDYLQKRVYESDYLFLNRFGDPLTPRYVQMMIKNYARKAGINKKVTPHILRHSFATHLLKNGVDIRAIQQLLGHSNLSTTQIYTSVDMQTLKNVYDRAKLL; encoded by the coding sequence ATGAATGGAGCTGCAGAGGAAAACCAGAGCCTTCTTGAACGTTATAATTTCCCTGAACTCATTGAGGAGTATCTAATTGAACTTGAAATCAGAAATTATTCCCCCAACACAATAAAAACCTATAAATCAATTATTAAAAACTTTTATGAATTCTTAATGGATGAGGGTGACCTCTACGACGACAGAAGGGTTCTTCGATCATTCAAGAGGTACATACAGTATCTTAAAAGGGATAAAAACGTCACCCAGAACTACATATATCTTGTAACCGTTGTTGTGAAGAAGTTCTTTGAATTCAGTGAAATAAACTGCCTTGAGGAGGTCCAAGCTCCCAAGAGGACCAAGTCGCTACCAAAGTCCCTCAGTGAAGAGGATGTAAGGAAACTGATAGATGCTGTTGAGGTCTCTGATGACGGCTCAGAGCTTCATGTGTTCATCAGGACCCGTGATCGTCTCATACTTTCACTCCTCTATTCCTCGGGACTCCGTGTCTCTGAACTCGTCTCCCTGAGGATAAATGATATAGACCTTCAGGACAGGACCATCAGGATAAGAGGTAAGGGGGATAAGGACCGTATAGTCCTCTTTGATGAGAACACCAGGCATCTGCTTGAGGACTATCTCCAGAAAAGAGTCTATGAAAGTGATTACCTCTTCTTAAACCGCTTCGGCGACCCCCTGACTCCAAGGTACGTTCAGATGATGATAAAGAACTATGCCCGTAAGGCGGGTATAAACAAGAAGGTCACTCCTCACATCCTGAGGCATTCCTTTGCAACCCACCTCCTGAAGAATGGTGTGGATATAAGGGCTATACAGCAGCTCCTCGGCCATTCAAACCTTTCAACCACGCAGATATATACGAGTGTGGACATGCAGACCCTTAAAAATGTCTATGACCGTGCTAAACTCCTTTAA
- a CDS encoding permease has translation MLQEFADYVTYSLIGLEPSSHLGSAVNFFIYDTIKIFLLLITLIFVISFLRTYIPPNRVRELLEKRHKYTGNFLAALVGIITPFCSCSAVPLFIGFVEAGVPLGATFSFLISSPMINEIAIILLSDSLAGR, from the coding sequence TTGCTACAGGAATTTGCAGACTACGTCACATACAGCCTCATCGGGCTGGAACCATCATCCCACCTTGGAAGTGCGGTTAACTTCTTCATCTATGACACCATAAAGATATTCCTACTGCTCATAACCCTAATATTTGTTATATCATTCCTCAGAACCTACATCCCCCCAAACAGGGTGCGGGAGCTCCTTGAAAAACGCCATAAATATACCGGAAACTTTCTGGCTGCTCTCGTAGGGATAATCACCCCCTTCTGTTCATGTTCAGCTGTCCCCCTCTTCATAGGATTCGTTGAGGCTGGTGTCCCTCTAGGCGCGACCTTCTCCTTCCTGATATCCTCCCCCATGATAAATGAGATAGCGATAATACTCCTCTCGGACTCTTTGGCTGGGAGATAA